The following proteins are encoded in a genomic region of Streptomyces sp. SLBN-31:
- a CDS encoding neutral zinc metallopeptidase has protein sequence MQFDDDAALDTSEVQDGRGGALGGIPGGGKTVGGGLVGLVVLVVSVLLGVDPGMFGSGSSDTSSSGEPAANLAADCRTGADANRKEECRIVAVVDSVQAFWKQTETAAGKTYQQAPTFLFTGSVNTGCGSATSEVGPFYCSADDKVYLDLGFFNDLSSKFGAKGGPFAEAYVIAHEYGHHVQDLSGTISRGSGKGQKSGSVKLELQADCYAGVWAHHATTTPDPKSGKPLITDLTKDDIDRGLDAAAAVGDDRIQQRYQGRVTPDTWTHGSASQRQRWFSTGYRSGRVADCNTFS, from the coding sequence ATGCAATTCGACGACGATGCTGCTCTGGACACGTCCGAGGTCCAGGACGGTCGAGGAGGCGCGCTGGGCGGGATCCCGGGAGGCGGGAAGACCGTCGGCGGGGGACTGGTCGGGCTCGTGGTGCTGGTCGTGTCCGTGCTCTTGGGTGTCGACCCTGGCATGTTCGGCTCTGGCAGCAGCGACACGTCCTCGTCCGGCGAGCCAGCCGCGAACCTCGCGGCGGACTGCCGGACCGGTGCCGACGCCAACCGCAAGGAGGAGTGCCGGATCGTGGCCGTGGTCGACAGCGTGCAGGCATTCTGGAAGCAGACGGAGACAGCCGCCGGCAAGACCTACCAGCAGGCCCCGACGTTCCTGTTCACCGGCAGTGTGAACACCGGTTGCGGAAGCGCGACTTCCGAGGTCGGCCCCTTCTACTGCTCAGCCGATGACAAGGTCTATCTCGACCTCGGCTTCTTCAACGACCTGAGCAGCAAGTTCGGCGCCAAGGGCGGCCCGTTCGCCGAGGCCTACGTCATCGCGCACGAATACGGCCACCACGTCCAGGACCTCAGCGGAACGATCTCTCGCGGCAGCGGAAAGGGCCAGAAAAGCGGCTCGGTGAAACTCGAGTTGCAGGCGGACTGCTACGCCGGAGTGTGGGCCCACCACGCCACCACCACCCCCGATCCCAAGAGTGGTAAGCCACTGATCACCGACTTGACGAAGGACGACATCGACCGCGGGCTGGACGCGGCCGCCGCTGTCGGAGACGACCGTATCCAGCAGCGCTACCAGGGCAGGGTCACTCCCGACACCTGGACCCACGGCTCCGCGAGCCAGCGCCAGCGATGGTTCTCCACCGGCTACCGCTCCGGCCGCGTCGCCGACTGCAACACGTTCAGCTGA
- a CDS encoding PP2C family protein-serine/threonine phosphatase — protein MPDSAAALLVRLMQASHTATLEQLPGMIADYAAAARLRNAAVFVVDLQETVLRQLTGRGPDAGAAGQEFSVRGSLPGQAYQRVDLLSEQAGTGDRPDLRRWWVAITDGVERLGVLRANSDTDDTATRQSLRDFASMTALLLLSKRTFSDSYARLVRTEPMNVAAEMQWNLTPPLAYAGHEAIVGAVMEPAYQVGGDAFDYAVADGTLHLGIFDAMGHDTAAGITASVAVAACRNARRQGASLPETSRYVENTLVQEFGTSRYVTAVLADLDMTTGRLTWINCGHPLPILLRDNRWTVDLACPPAGPMGARFGLPVQVCSEQLEPGDRLLLYTDGVVEGRDALGRQFGRDRFIDFVRRHHSGGQKLHETLRRLMTAVLDHHHGRLEDDATVLLTEWRGEDPKRLTP, from the coding sequence GTGCCGGACAGTGCCGCGGCGTTGCTGGTACGGCTGATGCAGGCCAGCCACACCGCTACCCTCGAACAACTACCGGGCATGATCGCCGACTACGCCGCCGCGGCCCGCCTGCGCAACGCGGCCGTCTTCGTGGTGGATCTCCAGGAGACCGTGCTGCGCCAGCTCACCGGCAGAGGGCCGGACGCAGGCGCCGCCGGGCAGGAGTTCAGCGTGCGGGGCAGCCTGCCCGGCCAGGCATATCAGCGCGTCGACCTGCTCTCCGAACAAGCGGGCACGGGCGACCGCCCTGACCTGCGGCGGTGGTGGGTGGCCATCACGGACGGTGTGGAACGACTGGGGGTACTGCGCGCCAACTCCGACACCGACGACACCGCGACCCGTCAGTCGCTGCGCGATTTCGCCTCGATGACGGCTCTGCTGCTCCTGAGCAAACGCACCTTCAGCGACTCCTATGCCCGACTGGTGCGCACCGAGCCTATGAACGTGGCGGCGGAGATGCAGTGGAACCTCACTCCCCCGCTCGCCTACGCCGGCCATGAGGCGATCGTGGGGGCTGTGATGGAGCCGGCCTACCAGGTGGGCGGAGACGCCTTCGACTACGCCGTGGCCGACGGCACCCTGCATCTGGGCATCTTCGACGCAATGGGCCACGACACGGCCGCCGGTATCACCGCCAGCGTCGCCGTGGCGGCCTGCCGCAATGCCCGTCGGCAGGGGGCGTCGCTGCCGGAGACCAGCCGGTACGTGGAAAACACCCTGGTCCAGGAGTTCGGCACGAGTCGCTATGTCACGGCCGTGTTGGCGGATCTGGACATGACGACCGGCAGACTGACCTGGATCAACTGCGGGCACCCACTTCCGATCCTGCTGCGTGACAACCGGTGGACCGTCGACCTGGCCTGTCCCCCGGCCGGGCCGATGGGCGCACGCTTCGGCCTGCCCGTGCAGGTGTGCAGTGAGCAACTAGAGCCGGGAGACCGGCTGTTGCTGTACACCGACGGGGTCGTCGAAGGACGTGACGCGCTGGGCAGGCAGTTCGGGCGGGACCGGTTCATCGACTTCGTCCGCCGTCACCACTCGGGCGGGCAAAAGTTGCACGAAACCCTGCGCCGTCTGATGACGGCCGTACTCGATCATCACCACGGTCGGCTCGAGGACGACGCGACCGTCCTGCTCACCGAATGGCGTGGCGAAGATCCTAAGCGGCTTACGCCGTGA
- a CDS encoding Hsp20/alpha crystallin family protein produces MLMRTDPFRELDRLVERVWGTAAHVPLDAWREGDTFFVELDLPGADAESIDLDVERNVLTVKAERKPAYGENTETVVTERPAGTFSRQLFLGETLDPDRIEASYEAGVLRLRIPVAEQAKPRKIAISGGSDRRELDS; encoded by the coding sequence ATGCTGATGCGTACGGATCCCTTCCGCGAGCTTGACCGGCTCGTCGAGCGGGTCTGGGGCACGGCCGCACACGTGCCGCTGGACGCCTGGCGTGAGGGTGACACGTTCTTCGTGGAGCTGGACCTGCCGGGCGCTGACGCGGAGTCGATTGATCTCGATGTCGAGCGCAACGTCCTGACGGTGAAGGCCGAGCGCAAGCCGGCGTACGGCGAGAACACCGAGACGGTGGTCACCGAACGGCCCGCGGGGACATTCAGTCGGCAGCTGTTCCTCGGCGAGACCCTCGACCCCGACAGGATCGAGGCCTCCTACGAGGCTGGTGTGCTGAGGCTGCGGATCCCGGTCGCCGAGCAGGCCAAGCCACGCAAGATCGCCATCAGCGGCGGCAGCGACCGCAGGGAACTGGACAGCTGA
- a CDS encoding J domain-containing protein codes for MQAPEPESDLYAVLGVQRSATAEKITSAFRARVRELRADTRVDPDTTARFGDARAAYETLRDPILRAAYDQRHERTVPAPDRGAVPTEPVRPTRRYAVVLGEVRPEPPLRAGPVRWTPGR; via the coding sequence GTGCAGGCGCCGGAGCCGGAATCGGACCTGTACGCCGTGCTGGGAGTGCAGCGTTCAGCCACGGCCGAGAAGATCACCTCGGCCTTCCGCGCCCGGGTGCGGGAACTGCGCGCCGACACCCGCGTGGACCCGGACACCACCGCACGGTTCGGCGACGCGCGGGCTGCGTACGAGACGCTGCGCGATCCCATCCTGCGGGCGGCCTACGACCAGCGCCACGAGCGCACGGTGCCTGCACCTGATCGGGGTGCTGTCCCCACCGAGCCCGTGCGGCCGACACGGCGGTACGCCGTGGTGCTCGGGGAGGTGCGCCCCGAGCCGCCACTGCGTGCGGGACCGGTCCGGTGGACCCCCGGCCGGTGA
- the grpE gene encoding nucleotide exchange factor GrpE, whose amino-acid sequence MKDVAGSLEEQLGSLGVTSFGEVGDPFDPACHDALTHHVSAAADGVVCSAILRPGYRLGEHLLRPASVEVTGPAPPASSAPAARRGGHESCARPDKPPLPPALRPASVPSVRSDAISHSRRRSPADDGGGQDQPKDGGRRDGGRAPDLPLTRFATHRGKEPKRRVVAT is encoded by the coding sequence CTGAAGGACGTCGCCGGCAGCCTCGAGGAGCAGCTCGGCTCGCTGGGTGTCACCTCCTTCGGCGAGGTGGGCGACCCGTTCGATCCCGCCTGCCACGACGCCCTCACCCACCACGTCAGTGCCGCCGCGGACGGCGTGGTGTGCTCGGCGATCCTGCGTCCCGGCTACCGGCTGGGCGAGCACCTGCTGCGCCCGGCGAGTGTGGAGGTCACCGGACCGGCCCCGCCCGCGAGCAGCGCGCCGGCGGCGCGGCGCGGCGGACACGAGTCATGCGCCCGCCCGGACAAGCCGCCGTTACCCCCAGCGCTCAGGCCGGCATCCGTACCGTCCGTACGCTCGGACGCCATCAGCCACTCCCGCAGGAGATCTCCGGCCGACGACGGCGGCGGCCAGGACCAGCCGAAGGACGGGGGACGGCGGGACGGTGGACGGGCACCTGACCTCCCCCTCACTCGCTTTGCGACCCACCGGGGCAAAGAGCCGAAGAGAAGGGTGGTTGCCACATGA
- a CDS encoding DUF2267 domain-containing protein — MTLRREAFLEQVRERGEYETEHEADRAARVVLALLGAHLVGEVRAQLAARLPEDFALILLNPLQSAEPLTPERFVRATAAWIEGATEQTAAWDVSAVLSTVADAAGHDLMDQVLFQLPTGYDLLFGLPQPT; from the coding sequence ATGACCCTGCGACGCGAAGCCTTCCTCGAGCAGGTGAGGGAACGCGGCGAGTACGAAACGGAACACGAAGCCGACCGGGCGGCGCGCGTGGTCCTCGCCCTGTTGGGTGCGCACCTGGTAGGCGAGGTGCGCGCCCAGCTGGCGGCGCGCTTGCCGGAAGACTTCGCCCTGATCCTGCTCAACCCCCTGCAAAGCGCCGAGCCGCTGACGCCGGAGCGGTTCGTCCGCGCGACGGCAGCTTGGATCGAGGGAGCCACCGAGCAGACCGCAGCCTGGGACGTCAGCGCCGTCCTGAGTACCGTCGCAGACGCCGCCGGCCACGACCTCATGGACCAGGTCCTGTTCCAGCTCCCGACAGGCTACGACCTGCTCTTCGGCCTCCCTCAGCCCACTTGA
- a CDS encoding SPW repeat protein, with the protein MEMHPDIIEMRERHEMAERATSTPQGQAVGTLAFLTGIYLAASPWITGFNTLSTLAVTNLLVGIAYALLMSGGFGRAYERTHSMAWGACALGLWTIVAPWVVAGDVSTTKTVVNNVITGAIAALLALAASAATRAAEAEKARTGMSAPHTQRS; encoded by the coding sequence ATGGAGATGCACCCGGACATCATCGAAATGCGTGAGCGTCACGAGATGGCCGAGCGTGCCACCAGCACCCCCCAGGGGCAGGCCGTCGGAACTCTGGCCTTCCTCACCGGCATCTATCTGGCCGCATCCCCGTGGATCACCGGCTTCAACACTCTGTCGACGCTCGCCGTCACCAACCTGCTCGTCGGAATCGCCTACGCGCTGCTCATGAGCGGAGGGTTCGGCCGGGCCTACGAACGCACCCACAGCATGGCGTGGGGCGCCTGCGCCCTGGGCCTGTGGACGATCGTCGCGCCCTGGGTGGTGGCAGGCGACGTCAGCACCACCAAGACCGTCGTCAACAACGTCATCACCGGAGCGATAGCCGCCCTGCTGGCCCTGGCCGCCAGTGCCGCCACTCGCGCGGCGGAGGCGGAGAAGGCCCGAACCGGCATGAGCGCGCCGCACACCCAGCGCAGCTGA
- a CDS encoding dihydrofolate reductase family protein, whose product MSLARVHNFSVSLDGFATGEGQSLDAPFGHAGERLHEWMFTTRFWHDMVGKPGGTAGLDDAFARQFAPGIGAEIMGAGKFGHPGWHEDPEWKGWWGPNPPFHTPTFVLTHHARASIEMEGGTTFHFLDTEPAKALQTAREAAGGQDVRIGGGPTVIRAFLAARLIDHMHVVVVPILLGRGVRLWEGLEDLDKDYRIESAASPSGVTHVTFTRAGL is encoded by the coding sequence ATGTCACTCGCCCGCGTCCACAACTTCTCCGTCTCGCTCGACGGCTTCGCCACCGGTGAGGGGCAGAGCCTTGACGCGCCGTTCGGCCACGCTGGCGAGCGGCTGCACGAGTGGATGTTCACCACCCGGTTCTGGCACGACATGGTCGGAAAGCCCGGAGGGACCGCCGGCCTCGACGACGCGTTCGCGCGCCAGTTCGCGCCCGGAATTGGCGCCGAGATCATGGGCGCCGGGAAGTTCGGCCATCCCGGATGGCACGAGGACCCGGAGTGGAAGGGGTGGTGGGGGCCCAACCCGCCGTTCCACACGCCCACCTTCGTCCTCACCCACCACGCGCGCGCGTCGATCGAGATGGAGGGCGGCACGACGTTCCACTTCCTCGACACCGAGCCCGCCAAGGCGCTTCAGACGGCCCGCGAGGCCGCCGGCGGCCAGGACGTGCGCATCGGTGGCGGTCCCACGGTGATCCGTGCCTTCCTCGCCGCCCGGCTCATCGACCACATGCACGTCGTGGTCGTGCCGATCCTGCTCGGCCGAGGCGTCCGCCTCTGGGAGGGACTGGAGGACCTCGACAAGGACTACCGGATCGAGTCCGCCGCCTCGCCGAGCGGGGTCACGCATGTGACGTTCACCCGAGCGGGCCTCTGA
- a CDS encoding MGMT family protein, with amino-acid sequence MDIVGEVREAVAAIPAGSVASYGDVGQRIGAGARQVGRAMSLLGEGVPWWRVVRADGSPATCHGGQAPGLLLAEGTPMRGARVDMRRARYRWEPAEPSRPRA; translated from the coding sequence ATGGACATCGTCGGAGAGGTCCGCGAGGCGGTGGCGGCCATTCCCGCCGGCAGCGTCGCCTCCTACGGAGACGTCGGGCAGCGCATCGGCGCCGGTGCGCGGCAGGTGGGGCGGGCGATGAGCCTGCTCGGTGAGGGCGTGCCGTGGTGGCGCGTGGTCCGCGCCGACGGCAGCCCCGCGACCTGCCACGGGGGCCAGGCGCCTGGGTTGCTGCTCGCGGAGGGCACGCCGATGCGCGGGGCGCGGGTGGACATGCGACGCGCGCGGTACCGGTGGGAGCCGGCCGAACCGTCACGGCCGCGGGCGTGA
- a CDS encoding DUF488 family protein translates to MANRVCTVGHSTRTFDEVLAMLRANDITHLVDVRSYPSSRTFPQWNQDAIVDGLPRTIEYRWIRALGGRRHTPKGVESVNGAWRVKAFRDYADYMMTGEFRQGLDELLGLAEHGRPVIMCSEAVPWRCHRRLITDALIVAGAEVAHIMSATVTNPASLNECAHVENGRITYPAPC, encoded by the coding sequence ATGGCGAACCGTGTCTGCACGGTGGGGCATTCGACCCGTACCTTCGACGAGGTGCTGGCGATGCTGCGCGCCAACGACATCACCCATCTCGTCGACGTCCGCTCGTACCCCTCCTCGCGCACGTTCCCCCAGTGGAACCAGGACGCGATCGTCGACGGACTCCCCCGGACCATCGAGTACCGGTGGATCCGGGCACTGGGGGGCCGGCGGCACACCCCCAAGGGCGTCGAGAGCGTCAACGGAGCGTGGCGGGTGAAGGCGTTCCGGGACTACGCCGACTACATGATGACCGGCGAGTTCCGGCAGGGCCTGGACGAGTTGCTCGGCCTGGCCGAACACGGCCGACCGGTCATCATGTGCAGCGAGGCCGTGCCGTGGCGGTGCCACCGCCGGCTCATCACCGACGCCCTGATCGTGGCCGGGGCGGAGGTCGCGCACATCATGTCGGCCACGGTGACGAACCCGGCGTCCTTGAACGAGTGCGCTCACGTCGAGAACGGGCGCATCACCTATCCGGCGCCCTGCTGA
- a CDS encoding winged helix-turn-helix domain-containing protein, giving the protein MAKGQVAHGWPDQRWNLSRVKTVIGRRFHKSYTLQGVRRLLIRHSFSCQVPARRAVERDEEQVTGWVKETWPQWKGRGGAREWIVFEDESGFSMTPPVARTWARGRTPVILVRRRSRRRISIAALACY; this is encoded by the coding sequence TTGGCCAAGGGGCAGGTCGCGCACGGCTGGCCGGATCAGCGGTGGAATCTCTCCAGGGTCAAGACCGTGATCGGCCGTCGGTTCCACAAGAGCTACACCCTGCAAGGGGTGCGCAGGCTGCTGATACGGCACAGCTTCTCCTGCCAGGTGCCGGCCAGACGGGCGGTCGAGCGCGACGAGGAGCAGGTCACCGGCTGGGTGAAAGAGACCTGGCCGCAGTGGAAGGGCCGCGGCGGCGCTCGGGAATGGATCGTCTTCGAGGACGAGTCCGGTTTCTCGATGACGCCGCCGGTTGCACGTACCTGGGCCCGCGGCCGCACGCCGGTGATCCTGGTCCGTCGCCGGTCCCGTCGGCGGATCTCGATCGCCGCGCTGGCCTGCTACTGA
- a CDS encoding RNA-guided endonuclease InsQ/TnpB family protein, which produces MQLRYAFRLYPDAAQQAALARAFGCARVVFNDAVRAREDARKAGKPFPTAGQLSTRLITQAKRTAERAWLGEVSAVVLQQSLRDAEAAYKNFFACLKGTRKGPQLGPPRFKSRKDARQSIRFTANARWSITDAGRLNLPKIGPVKVKWSRTLPATPTSVTVIKDAAGRYFASFVVDTDPAADQARMPETDRTIGIDLGLTLPQRGYPHRGPLRRHEDRLPALPAARGEEAEEGPAGAVPQAEGIQEPGQGPFQGCPCPCQGR; this is translated from the coding sequence ATGCAGCTCCGGTACGCCTTCAGGCTGTACCCCGACGCCGCTCAGCAGGCCGCGCTGGCCAGGGCGTTCGGGTGCGCACGCGTGGTGTTCAACGACGCCGTGCGTGCCCGCGAGGACGCCCGTAAGGCCGGAAAGCCGTTCCCGACGGCCGGGCAACTGTCCACCCGCTTGATCACACAAGCGAAACGGACTGCGGAACGGGCCTGGCTGGGCGAGGTCTCCGCGGTCGTTCTGCAGCAGTCTCTGCGGGATGCCGAGGCCGCCTACAAGAACTTCTTCGCCTGCCTCAAGGGCACCCGGAAGGGGCCACAACTGGGCCCGCCCCGGTTCAAGTCACGCAAGGACGCCCGGCAGTCGATCCGGTTCACCGCCAACGCCCGCTGGAGCATCACCGACGCCGGCCGTCTGAACCTGCCGAAGATCGGTCCGGTGAAGGTGAAGTGGTCCCGCACCCTGCCCGCCACGCCCACCTCCGTCACCGTCATCAAGGACGCGGCCGGACGGTACTTCGCCTCCTTCGTCGTCGACACCGACCCCGCCGCCGACCAGGCGCGCATGCCCGAAACCGACCGCACCATCGGCATCGATCTCGGCCTGACCCTCCCCCAGAGGGGGTACCCCCATCGCGGTCCTCTCCGACGGCACGAAGATCGACTCCCCGCGCTTCCTGCGGCGCGCGGAGAAGAAGCTGAAGAGGGCCCAGCGGGAGCTGTCCCGCAAGCAGAAGGGATCCAAGAACCGGGCCAAGGCCCGTTTCAAGGTTGCCCGTGCCCATGCCAAGGTCGCTGA
- a CDS encoding transposase produces the protein MPHSGTATGREGQNPRASARGACQKPGQRSRLIYRPRRDDGRRDGRKSFAWTDYRDLLVTAHQQLGGPIVLIWDNLNVHLAYGMRQFIARQDWLNVYQLPSYAPDLNPVEGVWSLLRRGWLSNIAFTTPEHLIQTIRHGMRKIQYRYRPHLIDGCLAGTGLSLTPTTS, from the coding sequence GTGCCGCATAGCGGCACAGCAACCGGTAGAGAAGGCCAGAATCCTCGGGCTTCAGCCCGAGGAGCATGTCAAAAACCCGGTCAACGCTCGCGTCTGATCTACCGGCCGCGCCGCGACGACGGACGGCGCGACGGACGCAAGAGCTTCGCCTGGACCGACTACCGCGACCTGCTCGTCACCGCCCATCAGCAGCTCGGCGGCCCCATCGTGCTCATCTGGGACAACCTCAACGTCCACCTCGCTTACGGGATGCGGCAGTTCATCGCCCGGCAGGACTGGCTGAACGTCTACCAGCTGCCCTCCTACGCACCAGACCTCAACCCGGTCGAGGGCGTCTGGTCGCTGCTGCGGCGCGGCTGGCTGTCCAACATCGCGTTCACCACCCCCGAACACCTCATCCAGACGATTCGACACGGGATGAGGAAGATCCAGTACCGCTACCGCCCCCACCTCATCGACGGATGCCTCGCCGGAACCGGACTATCCCTCACCCCAACGACTTCATGA
- a CDS encoding S1 family peptidase, with the protein MTALRASAVTAAACAAVLATALPSSAINSYNATPAPERTEVGALVATWDNDGDPTTPDRVDWVCSGTMIDADTFLTAAHCTTDWPDNVKFYVSLDQDVQAGLDAAAKKYPGDPAAQAGTVAVQGTAHSHPDYPGPASDPHDISVIELPTTKVKARWTFTPATLPTANQLGALGPQSLNSTDWFVAGYGTQEAQRGPGGQTHPAAVSG; encoded by the coding sequence TTGACCGCCCTACGCGCCTCCGCCGTCACCGCCGCGGCCTGTGCCGCCGTGCTCGCCACCGCGCTGCCGTCCTCGGCCATCAACTCGTACAACGCGACACCCGCACCCGAGCGCACCGAGGTCGGCGCGCTCGTCGCTACCTGGGACAACGACGGCGACCCCACGACACCCGACCGGGTCGACTGGGTCTGCTCCGGCACCATGATCGACGCGGACACGTTCCTGACCGCCGCGCACTGCACCACCGACTGGCCCGACAACGTGAAGTTCTACGTGTCCCTGGACCAGGACGTGCAGGCCGGCCTCGACGCCGCCGCGAAGAAGTACCCCGGCGATCCGGCCGCGCAGGCAGGCACCGTCGCCGTGCAGGGCACCGCGCACAGCCATCCCGACTACCCCGGGCCCGCGTCCGACCCGCACGACATCTCGGTGATCGAGCTGCCCACGACCAAGGTCAAGGCCCGCTGGACCTTCACCCCAGCCACGCTGCCCACCGCCAACCAGCTCGGCGCGCTCGGCCCACAGTCGCTGAACTCCACCGACTGGTTCGTCGCCGGATACGGCACCCAGGAGGCCCAGCGCGGCCCCGGCGGCCAGACCCACCCGGCGGCGGTGTCCGGATGA
- a CDS encoding nuclear transport factor 2 family protein: MTQAPGSQAGEGAVREYDEVRGVVQLFLDGEAKGDIAKLKEASHPDARMFGSVAGTRYDMPIAKFIELAAKEPGDTGNHRARILSVQQTGDAATAVVAEEGYWGSLSFIDYFQLARIEGTWKVVSKLFAHTFGDLPPST, encoded by the coding sequence ATGACCCAGGCACCTGGCAGCCAGGCCGGCGAGGGCGCAGTCCGCGAGTACGACGAGGTGCGCGGAGTCGTGCAGCTCTTCCTCGACGGCGAGGCGAAGGGCGACATCGCGAAGCTCAAGGAAGCCTCGCATCCGGACGCCCGGATGTTCGGCTCGGTCGCCGGTACCCGCTACGACATGCCGATCGCAAAGTTCATCGAGCTGGCGGCGAAGGAGCCGGGTGACACGGGCAACCATCGTGCGCGCATCCTCTCGGTGCAGCAGACGGGAGACGCTGCCACGGCCGTGGTGGCCGAGGAGGGCTACTGGGGGTCGCTGTCCTTCATCGACTATTTCCAGCTCGCGCGTATCGAGGGGACGTGGAAGGTGGTCAGCAAGCTGTTCGCCCACACTTTCGGGGACCTGCCCCCGTCGACGTAA
- a CDS encoding IS5 family transposase (programmed frameshift) yields the protein MRRHELTDQEWKLLAPLIPRAATGRPRVPDRQVINGMVYKIRTGISWRDLPERYGPWQTVYTRFRRYALDGVFTRALQRIQARADADGDIDWLVQIDSTIVRAHQHAAATGRKGGSLGPDEPDDHALGRSRGGLTTKIHLACDGRGRPLAILVTPGQRHDGICARPLLERIRVPRTGLGRPRCRPDHVIADKAYSSRGFRAYLRQRGIGQTIPEKTDQQRHRHNRGRRGGRPPAFDRQIYRQRNIVERCFNRLKGFRGITRYEKTATSYEAAVTLASFLLWARSVC from the exons ATACGCCGTCATGAACTCACCGATCAGGAGTGGAAGTTACTCGCTCCGCTGATACCGCGGGCTGCGACGGGCCGGCCGCGGGTGCCGGACCGGCAGGTCATCAACGGGATGGTTTACAAGATCCGGACTGGGATCTCCTGGCGTGACCTGCCGGAACGCTACGGCCCATGGCAGACCGTCTACACCCGCTTCCGACGTTATGCCCTGGACGGTGTGTTCACCCGGGCCCTGCAGCGGATCCAGGCCCGTGCAGACGCAGACGGCGACATCGACTGGCTCGTCCAGATCGACTCCACCATCGTCCGCGCCCACCAGCACGCCGCCGCCACCGGCCGAAAAGGGGGATCCCTCGGCC CGGACGAACCGGACGATCACGCCCTCGGCCGATCCCGAGGAGGCCTGACCACCAAAATCCACCTCGCCTGCGACGGTCGCGGGCGGCCTCTCGCGATCCTGGTGACACCTGGCCAACGCCACGACGGCATCTGCGCACGGCCCCTCCTGGAACGTATCCGCGTGCCGCGCACCGGCCTGGGTCGGCCACGCTGCAGGCCCGACCACGTCATCGCGGACAAGGCCTACAGCTCCCGAGGCTTCCGGGCCTACCTGCGCCAACGCGGCATCGGGCAGACCATCCCGGAGAAGACCGACCAGCAGCGACACAGGCATAACCGCGGCCGCCGCGGTGGGCGACCACCGGCGTTCGACCGGCAGATCTACCGCCAACGCAACATCGTTGAGCGCTGCTTCAACCGGCTCAAGGGATTCCGCGGCATAACCCGATACGAAAAGACCGCCACTTCCTACGAAGCGGCGGTCACACTCGCGTCATTCCTGCTCTGGGCAAGATCCGTTTGTTGA
- a CDS encoding WXG100 family type VII secretion target: MSGAGSGGYRIDASGMDGEAGKLDQAGNDVGAIREAVEDQMCYTPDALGGSDSGPAYDNFAAAWQAEAKTLEAALHELADKVGISQRNYQGADHDTIVALHSAGTNDGLTTMPTPAAAHPGTTAGPTPGARPPSLADFD, from the coding sequence ATGTCCGGTGCGGGCTCGGGCGGCTACAGGATCGACGCGAGCGGCATGGACGGCGAGGCCGGAAAGCTCGACCAGGCAGGCAACGACGTCGGCGCCATACGCGAGGCCGTGGAAGACCAGATGTGCTACACACCGGACGCTCTCGGCGGCTCCGACTCCGGCCCCGCGTACGATAACTTCGCCGCCGCCTGGCAGGCCGAGGCGAAGACGCTGGAAGCCGCGCTGCACGAACTCGCGGACAAGGTCGGCATCTCCCAGCGGAACTACCAGGGCGCCGACCACGACACCATCGTCGCGCTGCACTCCGCGGGCACGAACGACGGCCTGACGACCATGCCCACACCCGCCGCGGCCCATCCGGGGACGACCGCGGGCCCTACCCCGGGCGCGCGTCCGCCGAGCCTTGCCGACTTCGACTGA